The following proteins come from a genomic window of Ailuropoda melanoleuca isolate Jingjing chromosome 2, ASM200744v2, whole genome shotgun sequence:
- the ICOS gene encoding inducible T-cell costimulator isoform X1 has product MKSDLWYFLLFCFQVEALTGEINDSAKSEMFTFHDGGVQILCKFSDTVWQFKMKLWKGTEVLCDLTKTKESGNTESIKNPKSCQSQLSNDGVSFFLNNLDSSHASYYACELSIFDPPPFQKKNISREYLNVYESQTCCQLKFWLPIGCAAFVVVYIFGCVFLCWLTKKKYRSSVHDPNSEYMFMAAVNTAKKPGVTGVTHNLELCGTQA; this is encoded by the exons ATGAAGTCAGACCTCTggtatttccttctcttctgctttcaaGTTGAAGCCCTAACAG GAGAAATCAATGATTCTGCCAAGTCTGAGATGTTCACGTTTCACGATGGAGGTGTACAAATTTTATGCAAATTCAGTGATACTGTCTGGCAATTTAAAATGAAGTTGTGGAAAGGGACGGAAGTACTCTGTGATCTCACTAAGACAAAGGAAAGTGGAAACACAGAGTCCATCAAGAATCCAAAATCCTGTCAGTCTCAGTTATCCAATGACGGTGTCTCCTTTTTTCTGAATAACTTGGACAGTTCTCATGCCAGCTACTACGCCTGTGAACTGTCAATTTTTGATCCTCctccttttcaaaaaaagaatattagcagAGAATATTTGAATGTTTATG AATCACAGACTTGTTGCCAGCTGAAGTTCTGGTTACCCATAGGATGTGCAGCTTTTGTTGTTGTCTATATTTTTGGATGCGTATTTCTTTGTTGGCTTACAAAAAAG AAGTATCGATCCAGTGTGCATGACCCTAACAGTGAATACATGTTCATGGCAGCAGTGAACACAGCCAAAAAACCCGGAGTCACAG
- the ICOS gene encoding inducible T-cell costimulator isoform X2, producing the protein MFTFHDGGVQILCKFSDTVWQFKMKLWKGTEVLCDLTKTKESGNTESIKNPKSCQSQLSNDGVSFFLNNLDSSHASYYACELSIFDPPPFQKKNISREYLNVYESQTCCQLKFWLPIGCAAFVVVYIFGCVFLCWLTKKKYRSSVHDPNSEYMFMAAVNTAKKPGVTGVTHNLELCGTQA; encoded by the exons ATGTTCACGTTTCACGATGGAGGTGTACAAATTTTATGCAAATTCAGTGATACTGTCTGGCAATTTAAAATGAAGTTGTGGAAAGGGACGGAAGTACTCTGTGATCTCACTAAGACAAAGGAAAGTGGAAACACAGAGTCCATCAAGAATCCAAAATCCTGTCAGTCTCAGTTATCCAATGACGGTGTCTCCTTTTTTCTGAATAACTTGGACAGTTCTCATGCCAGCTACTACGCCTGTGAACTGTCAATTTTTGATCCTCctccttttcaaaaaaagaatattagcagAGAATATTTGAATGTTTATG AATCACAGACTTGTTGCCAGCTGAAGTTCTGGTTACCCATAGGATGTGCAGCTTTTGTTGTTGTCTATATTTTTGGATGCGTATTTCTTTGTTGGCTTACAAAAAAG AAGTATCGATCCAGTGTGCATGACCCTAACAGTGAATACATGTTCATGGCAGCAGTGAACACAGCCAAAAAACCCGGAGTCACAG